GATGATGAGATAAAACAAGCAATTGATATTTTGTTAAGAAGAAGAAAAAATAATCCTATTTTAGTTGGTGAGGCAGGTGTTGGAAAAACTGCAGTAGTTGAAGGGCTAGCTTTAAAAATTGTTAATAATGAAGTTCCTGTTCAATTAAAAGAAGCAAAAATATTATCTTTAGATGTTGGTGCTTTACAAGCTGGAGCAAGTGTAAAAGGAGAGTTTGAGAGAAGATTGCAAGAGGTAATTAATAAATTAAAAGCAAGTAGTGAATTTGTAATTTTATTTATTGATGAAGCTCATACACTAATAGGAGCAGGGGGAAATGAAGGTGGTTCAGATGCTGCAAATTTATTAAAACCTGCACTAGCAAGAGGAGAACTCAAAACAATTGCTGCAACTACATGGTTAGAATATAGAAAATATTTTGAAAAAGATCCCGCTTTATCAAGAAGATTTCAAAAAATCAATCTTTTAGAACCAACAGTAACTGAAGCTACAACAATTTTAAGAGGAATTGCTAAAAAATATGAAGAAGCACATGATGTTTATATTGAAGATGATGCAATAAAAAGTGCTTCATCTTTATCTGCTAGATATATAACAGGTAGACAACTTCCTGATAAAGCAATTGATGTTTTAGATACTGCTTGTGCAAATGTAAAAATTAGTCAATCAAATATACCTTTTGAATTACAAAAAATTGCTACAAAGATATTAGAAAAAGAAAGAGAAATAGAGTTCTTACAAAGAGATGATGTAAACAAAATAAAAAATAACAAAGAAAAAATTAAGATTTTAAAAAATGAGCTTAAAGTCTATGAAGATGAAGAAAAACTCATTAGAACAAACTGGGAAAAACAAAAAGAAGTTTTAGAACAAATTGGAGAATGCAAAGATAAAAAAGAGAAAAGTAAACTAAAAACCCAACTTAAAACTTTACAAAAAAACAATATGTATATTTTTAATACTGTTAATAAAGAACAAGTAGCAAAAGTTATATCTTCATGGACAGGAATTCCTTTGGGGAATATGGTTGAAGAGCAAATAAAAACAGTTGTTGAACTTGAAGATAAAATTAAAGACAAAGTTATAGGTCAAGAACAAGCAATATCATATTTAAATAGGTTTTTGCAAATTTCAATTTCTGGATTGAAAAAAGAAGACTCTCCTACTGGTGTATTTTTACTTGTAGGACCTAGTGGAGTTGGTAAAACAGAAACAGCAAAAGCAATAGCTCAACTTATGTATGGTGGTGAAAGGTTTATCACTACTATAAATATGACAGAGTTTCAAGAAAAGCATACAGTTTCAAGACTTATAGGATCACCTCCTGGTTATGTTGGGTATGGTGATGGAGGTCAACTAACTGATCCTGTTAGAGTAAAACCATATTCAGTTATATTGCTAGATGAAATAGAAAAAGCTCATCCTGATATTTTAAATCTTTTCTATCAAATTTTTGACAAAGGAGAAGTAAATGATGGAGAAGGAAGAGTAATTGATTTTAAAAATACTACCATAATTATGACTTCTAATTTAGCAACTAAAGAAATAACAAATTATTGTCAAAATAATAAAGATAATATTTCATTAGAAGAGCTTTCATCACTTATTACACCTGTGCTTAGTGATTATTTAAAACCTGCATTACTTGGAAGAATGAATGTGATTCCGTATTTTAATTTAAATGAAGAGGCTTTAATCAAAATTACAAAACAAAAATTTGAAATAACTAAAAAACAATTACTTAAAAAAGAAATCGATTTAGAAATTGATGAAAACCTTATCAAATATATAGTTAGTTTATCAAACAGTATTGATACAGGTGCTAGAAATATTGATTTGATAATTAATACAAAAATTATGCCAAAGTTATCTAAATATTTATTGGATTCGTCTATAAATAAAAAGAAAATAAAAAATATCTCTTTAAATCTAGATTCAAAGAGTAATGAAATATTGATTAAATAAAGGAGAAATTATGATGAAAAAATTATTTTTTATTTTTTTTATAATTTTGTTTTCAGGATGTGCAAGTTTTCATGAAACTTATAAACCATTATATCAAGCTAAACCAGAGATTGAGGATTTAAAATGAAATTAATCCTTGATATAGTTAAGCATCCTCAAGAAAAATTATTAAAAAGAAATTTTCAATTTAATAAAACTGGTGGAGTAGTTGGAAGATCTGATGATATTGATAATAAACTAGCTGATACTAAAAATATTATTTCAAGTAATCATTTTTTAATACATTTTGAAAATAATCAATACTTCATTGAAGATACAAGTACAAATGGTACTTTTTTAAAAAATCCATTTTCAAAACTAGTGAAAAATGAACCTGTAAAAATAAATGATTTAGATATTTTTATAGTAGGAGAGTATGAACTTCAAGCAAGATTTACAACACTTGATTACTCTAATACACAAGAAAAGTTTAATGAAAACAAATTGATTCCAGATGATTTTTTAATTGATGATGAATTAAAAAATTTATCAATGGAAGAAGAAACTTATTCTTCTAGTGTTTTAGATATATTAAAAGAAGAAACAACTTCAAATACAATTGTTGAAACTATTTATGAAGAAGAACAAAAAGTTAGTAAAGATATTTTAGATGATCATATTGATGTTGATACATATATTAAAGATGAAAAAGTAGAAAAGATTTTTAATAAAGAGATTGCTAGTGTTGAAGATGAGTTACAAATATTAGGAAAAAATTTAGGAATTGAATTTGATAGTTTATCAAAAAAAGAGAGGGAAAATGTCTTAAATGAAATCTCAGATATTGTAATAAATTCATTAGAGGGCTTAAAAAACTCTTTATCTATAAAAGAAAAAATTACTAAAGATTTGAATATTCAAGAAAATATTAAAATGAAAAATCCAATAAATATGGGATTACTAGCTTTAAATGTAATTGATATAAACGATACTGAAAAAGTTAGCTTATCAGAAGCTGTATCAAAGTCTTTTAAAGAATTAGATACTCATAATGTAGCATTACACAGAACTAGTAAAAATCTAATTAATATCACTGCTTCAAAATTTTCACCAAAAAATTTAGAATATTATTTTGAAAGTAATAATGAAATAAATAGTTTATTACCTAAGAAATCACAACTTTGGAATTCTTATTCAAAAATGCTTAATAAAATCGATGAAAATCCAAACCATGGACAAGAGTTAATTATGAATGATTTTATAAATGAGTACAAAAATATTTTGTATACAATAAAACTCACATCACTATAAGGAAAAACAATGAAACTAAAATTAATTATTTTAACTTTAGCAATATTTATTTTAAATGGGTGTTCTACTAAACCAACACATTTAGAATTAGTTGTTACTTCTTCAAAAGATTTAAATCAAGATTTGGATGATATCTCATCTCCTTTAATGCTTACTTTTTATGAATTGAAATCAGCAGAAAAGTTTATAAAGTATGATTATTGGAGTCTTTTAGAAAGATCTGGTAGAAAATTAGGAGATGATTTGATTTCACAAACAAAGCAAGTAATAACTCCCCAACAAGAACAAACATATAAAATCTCTTTTAATGAAAAGACAAAATTTTTAGGTGTAATTGGGAACTTTAGAAAACTAAATAAAAATAAACAATGGAAATATGTTATTAATTTAGAAAAAGATGAATATAACTATATAGAGTTAAAAGTAAAAAATTTTAAGCTAGAAAGAGTAGATTAATGGAAAATAAAATAGTATGGAAAGAGGGTCTTTTTATAAGACCTCAACATTTTCAACAAAATGATAGGCACTATAGCCATGAGCTAAGAACTAGAACTATTGAAAGTAGAGCAAATAATTGGGGCTTTTTTAATCTAGATATAGATAAAACCCTTTTAAATACAGGTAAGTTATTAATTAAAAGTGCTAGTGGAATTTTACCTGATGGTACACTTTTTGAACTATCTTCTCAAAATGAAAATGATTTAATTATTGAAGTAAAAGCTTCAGATGTTGGTAAATTTATATATTTAACTTTACCTTTATATATTGAAAATAGTGATGAAATACATTTTGAAGAACAAGAAACTCTTTTAACAAGATATAAATCAAAACTAATCAAAGATATTCCAAATATTAATGCAGGAGAAAATAGTTCAAGTGATATATTGATTGCAAAATATAATTTTAAACTTCAATTTGAAGAAGATATTAATCAAGGTCTATTGAAACTTAAAGTTGCAAAAATCGGGAATGTTAGTGCAACACAAAGTGTTAGTCTAGAATCAAGCTTTGAACCTACTTTTTTACATTTAAATTCATGCGAGTCTTTATTGTCAAAAATAAAAGAGTTATCAAGTATGTTAAATTATAGAGCAGAAAAACTTGCGGAGAAAATAAGTGATACAACACTGCAATCAACGGAATTAGGACATTATCTAATGTTACAGCTATTAAATAAAGCATATGCAAGAATATCATATTATTTATCTCAAGAAAAAACTCATCCTGATGAACTTTTTTTAGAACTATCATCATTAAGCTCAGAATTAGCAGTATTTATGAATAAAACTAGAAGAGATATCGAAATAATAAATTACAATCATTATGAACAACATAATTGCTTTTTAACTTTGTTGCAAAAATTAAAAGGAATGCTTAGCATGGTTCTTGAGCAAAATAGTATTTCTTTAAATATTGAACAGAAGAAATATGGCATATATATAGCTGCTTTAAATGATAAGAAAATTTTAAATGATTCAACTTTTATTTTTGCAGTAAGTGCAAGTATCTCAACAGATAAACTAAAAGAAATCTTAACAACAGGTCTTAAAATAGGAACAATTGAAACTATTAAAAATCTTGTAAACTTTCATTTGGTTGGATTTAAGTTAAAAGCATTAAATACTGCACCAAAAGAGATACCTTACAAAACAAATCATCTTTATTTTAAAATTGAATTAACACAAGAAAATAAAAAAGAGTTAGCAAAGTCAGCTGGATTTGCATTTCATTTATCTACGCAAGTTGATGATATTTCATATGCTTTATGGGCAATTAAAGAGTAAACAATGAGTAATAAGACTATATTAGTTACAGCAGAAGATAATGGTGGTTATATAACAAACTATACTGCTACAGATGTAGAAAAAACATATACTAAACTAAAAAATAAAGCTAGTTATTTTAAAAGAAATAGAAGTTTTAATATTAATGATTTTGAAATTAGTTTTAATCCTTTTATTAGTGCATCTATTCCTATTTTTAATTATATTTATAGCTTAGATGATTCAACTGATTATTTAGAAATAAATAAAGTAAGAGAAAACTTTGTAGATAAAATCAATCATTTTAATGATAAAGCAAATGAATTTGAAATCATTGAAACAGAGATTTTAGTTACAAGATATATATTATGTACTTTTGTTGATGAAATAGTAAATTCTACTCATTTTGGTAAACAACATGATTGGGCAAATAATAGTTTATTAAGTTTATTTCATAATGAAACATATGGAGGAGAGAACTTTTTTCATCTTTTAGATAAATTCTTAAAAACCCCTGCAAAATATATTCATATTCTTGAATTAATGTATGTTTGCTTAGCATTGGGATTTGAGGGTAAATACAGAGTAATGAATAAAGGGAAAATTGAACTAAATATATTAAAAGAGAGTCTTTTTAAGCAAATAATGATAGTGCAAGGAAGAGAACCTCTCTCTTTTTATACAAAACAAGAGGCCTCAAAACAAAAATTTAGACTTTTTGATAAGCTTTCTTATCCTTTATTAATCTTAATAATTTTTACACTATTAACTATTATATATACCACATTATCTTTTAGTTTAAATTCACAAAATAATGATTTTATGAATATATTACAAGAAGATATTAAACAGATAAATTTTATAGATACTAAGGATTTGAAATAATGAAGAAAACTATATTTAAAAATCCATATTTTTGGACTATACTAATCTCTTTTATAATATCACTTTTAATTATTTTTTTATGGCCATATTTATTTGATAGTTTAAAAAGTTTGTCAAGTAGACTTTTAGTTGCATCATCAATTTTTTCTATTACAATAATTTCTATTTTACTTATAATTGTATTTAAAAAACCAGAAACAAAAGAGGTAATTGAGCAAAAAAGAAAAGAAAAAGAGTTAGAAGATGAATTCAAAAAAATAATAAATGATAAAGTAAATGATTTAAAAACTAAGTTTAAAGAAGCAATAAAGATTATCAAAAAATCTTCACTTTATAAAAATAAAAGAAATGTAAAATATGAATTACCTTGGTATTTAATTTTAGGAGATTCTAAAGAGGGTAAAACTACTCTTATAGAGTCTTCTGGATTGAGCTTTCCATTAAATATTGATTATAAAAATAAAAGTGTTGTAGAAGAGGGAAGTAGTCAAAAATTTCAATGGTATTTTGCAGAACATTCAATCTTTATTGATGTACCAGGAAATTATATACAACTAAAAGAGAATAAAGAAGATTCTATTGTTTGGAAAAAATTTTTAGAGTTATTTGTTGAAAAAAGATGGAGAAGACCAATAAATGGAATAATTTTAACTATAAGTGTAGAAAAGATTTTAAATTATTCTGAAAAAGAGTTAGAACAGTATGCAAAAGATTTAAGAGATAGATTTGATGAACTTTCAAAAGCATTTATGTCAAGTATTCCTATATATTTAATTGTAACAAAATGTGATCAAATTTCAGGTTTTAACGAATACTTCAATGATTTAAAAGAAGATGAAAAAGATGAAATTTTAGGTATAACACTTAATGAAGATGAAAATATTGAATCAGGATTAATCAAACCAAAACTTGAAGAGTTATTAAAAAGATTAAGTAGCTCTATTTTAACTAAATTGCATTATGAATGGGAAGAAAAAAATCGTTCTAAAACTTATCTTTTTACAGATAATTTTTCTCAACTTTTTGATAAAACCACTCTTTTTATTGATATTTGTTTTGCTCAAACAAGATATAGAAAATCTTTAATGTTAAGAGGTTTATACTTTACTAGTGTATCTTGTATAGAGAATCAAAATGCATTAATATCAGAAGAACAATTAGAATATAGTAATACTAATAAAAAAGGTTTTTTTATTTACAAAATATTAAAAGATATTGTTTTCCCTGAGTCTGAAATTTTAAAAATGGATGATAACTATAAGAAAAAATTAAAGCGTAATCAAATAATAGCTTATACCTTAAGCTTTTTACTAATAGTTTTTTCTACGGTATTTATAGTTAATGATTTTATTACACATAACAATACTTTAAAAAAGTTAGAAAAGAGTTACTTAAAATATAAAATACAAAGAAATAAAACTTACAATTCTGATAGTTTTAAAGATATTGCATTAGTTTTGAATAATCTTCAAGAAATAAAACAACTAGATAAAACAAAAGTTGCTAATAATTTTTGGAATTTAATCTTTTATAAAACAGATGATAGAAGAGAGAAACTTGAAACAATATATACAAATGATTTAAAACAACTTTTATTAAAAAGAGTTGAATTAGATATTCAAACTCAGATAAAAAGAGATTTAAACGATTTTGATTTATCATGGGATAATACTAAAGCTTATGTAATGCTAAAAAGAACTGATAAGTTAGATAAAAAGTTTTTAAGATTATATATGTCTAAAAGATGGAATGAATTATATAAAAGCTATCCAAAGTTACAAAATAGTTTAAACTTTCATTGGCAAAATGTTCTTAATGCAGGCTTTAAGCCACAAAAACTAAATGATGATTTATTAAAAGTTGCTAGAAATAGACTAATGAAATTTGGATTAGATGCACTAAGTTATAAAAGTTTAAAAATAAAAATAAAGACTTTAAATTTAAAAGATTTTACTTTTTCTCAAGCTTTAATTGGAAATTTAAATGTTTTCAAAGGAAGCAATTTTAAAATTCCAGGAATGTTTACTAAAGAAGGTCATTCTTTAATGATGAAAGATGGAAAAGCATTGACTAAAGAAGTTTTAGAAAATAATTGGGTATTAGGAAGAACGGAAGAGTTAACTCAAGCTTTTATTGATGCAAATTATAAAAAAATATTAAGTTTATATTATTCAGAGTATAAAGAGCAATGGTTAAGAGCATTATCTTCTTTAAGTATCCCAAAAAAAGGAAGAATAACAGAACTTAATAATCAATTGTCAACTTTTAGTTCAGCAGATTCTCCTATATACTCTATAATTCTTGCATTAAAAGATAATACAGATATCTACACTCCTACTGAAATGCTAAAATTAAAAGCAAGTTCTAATGGAAATGTTACAAGAGCCGTTGCTGCAACAGTAGCTCCAGGACAAATTGGCAGAGCTGTCGCAAAAAATGCTTTAGATAACAATAAAGATTCAAGATTAATTGATAATAGAAGTATTAAAAACTTAAGAGAGTTCTTTAAACCTTATCATCAATTATTGGATAAAAATGAACAAGCTTTAGGACTACTTCAATCAGCTACTAAAAAATTAAACAGTGTTTACAAAACAATGGTATCTTTGGATAGCTCGGTAAACTCATCTTTTGAATCTTTTAGATTAGTAAAAGATAGAATAGAAGGAAGAATTGATCCTTTTGTAGTTTCTTATAATACATTACCTATTCATATAAAAAAATGGTATTTGCAACTTTTACAAAATAATTGGTTTTTTATTTTAAAAGAAGCAAAAGTATATTTGAATAAAAAATACAAAGAAGAGTTGTTTTTATTTTATGAAGAAAAAATAAAAAATAAATATCCTGTATCAAATACTAAAAGTGATTATATTAGGCTTGAAGATTTCAATGATTTCTTCA
The window above is part of the Malaciobacter marinus genome. Proteins encoded here:
- the tssH gene encoding type VI secretion system ATPase TssH, with the protein product MKLELKNLINNLDKQTKKYLENSAQRCIVRGGSEILIEDILYVFLEDENSIFSLMLNQYRIDKNELIKVIQKEVKISISESNSPIFSTILVNWLEDSYSYAKLILNQNEITQSSMILSLFENSIKYSNTKYFKIFEEIDVEELKSLIEGLNEKPIENKTSNENSNTKSEIEKYTTDLTQLAKENRIDPVLCRDDEIKQAIDILLRRRKNNPILVGEAGVGKTAVVEGLALKIVNNEVPVQLKEAKILSLDVGALQAGASVKGEFERRLQEVINKLKASSEFVILFIDEAHTLIGAGGNEGGSDAANLLKPALARGELKTIAATTWLEYRKYFEKDPALSRRFQKINLLEPTVTEATTILRGIAKKYEEAHDVYIEDDAIKSASSLSARYITGRQLPDKAIDVLDTACANVKISQSNIPFELQKIATKILEKEREIEFLQRDDVNKIKNNKEKIKILKNELKVYEDEEKLIRTNWEKQKEVLEQIGECKDKKEKSKLKTQLKTLQKNNMYIFNTVNKEQVAKVISSWTGIPLGNMVEEQIKTVVELEDKIKDKVIGQEQAISYLNRFLQISISGLKKEDSPTGVFLLVGPSGVGKTETAKAIAQLMYGGERFITTINMTEFQEKHTVSRLIGSPPGYVGYGDGGQLTDPVRVKPYSVILLDEIEKAHPDILNLFYQIFDKGEVNDGEGRVIDFKNTTIIMTSNLATKEITNYCQNNKDNISLEELSSLITPVLSDYLKPALLGRMNVIPYFNLNEEALIKITKQKFEITKKQLLKKEIDLEIDENLIKYIVSLSNSIDTGARNIDLIINTKIMPKLSKYLLDSSINKKKIKNISLNLDSKSNEILIK
- a CDS encoding type VI secretion system-associated FHA domain protein; its protein translation is MKLILDIVKHPQEKLLKRNFQFNKTGGVVGRSDDIDNKLADTKNIISSNHFLIHFENNQYFIEDTSTNGTFLKNPFSKLVKNEPVKINDLDIFIVGEYELQARFTTLDYSNTQEKFNENKLIPDDFLIDDELKNLSMEEETYSSSVLDILKEETTSNTIVETIYEEEQKVSKDILDDHIDVDTYIKDEKVEKIFNKEIASVEDELQILGKNLGIEFDSLSKKERENVLNEISDIVINSLEGLKNSLSIKEKITKDLNIQENIKMKNPINMGLLALNVIDINDTEKVSLSEAVSKSFKELDTHNVALHRTSKNLINITASKFSPKNLEYYFESNNEINSLLPKKSQLWNSYSKMLNKIDENPNHGQELIMNDFINEYKNILYTIKLTSL
- the tssJ gene encoding type VI secretion system lipoprotein TssJ, which translates into the protein MKLKLIILTLAIFILNGCSTKPTHLELVVTSSKDLNQDLDDISSPLMLTFYELKSAEKFIKYDYWSLLERSGRKLGDDLISQTKQVITPQQEQTYKISFNEKTKFLGVIGNFRKLNKNKQWKYVINLEKDEYNYIELKVKNFKLERVD
- the tssK gene encoding type VI secretion system baseplate subunit TssK, producing MENKIVWKEGLFIRPQHFQQNDRHYSHELRTRTIESRANNWGFFNLDIDKTLLNTGKLLIKSASGILPDGTLFELSSQNENDLIIEVKASDVGKFIYLTLPLYIENSDEIHFEEQETLLTRYKSKLIKDIPNINAGENSSSDILIAKYNFKLQFEEDINQGLLKLKVAKIGNVSATQSVSLESSFEPTFLHLNSCESLLSKIKELSSMLNYRAEKLAEKISDTTLQSTELGHYLMLQLLNKAYARISYYLSQEKTHPDELFLELSSLSSELAVFMNKTRRDIEIINYNHYEQHNCFLTLLQKLKGMLSMVLEQNSISLNIEQKKYGIYIAALNDKKILNDSTFIFAVSASISTDKLKEILTTGLKIGTIETIKNLVNFHLVGFKLKALNTAPKEIPYKTNHLYFKIELTQENKKELAKSAGFAFHLSTQVDDISYALWAIKE
- the icmH gene encoding type IVB secretion system protein IcmH/DotU, coding for MSNKTILVTAEDNGGYITNYTATDVEKTYTKLKNKASYFKRNRSFNINDFEISFNPFISASIPIFNYIYSLDDSTDYLEINKVRENFVDKINHFNDKANEFEIIETEILVTRYILCTFVDEIVNSTHFGKQHDWANNSLLSLFHNETYGGENFFHLLDKFLKTPAKYIHILELMYVCLALGFEGKYRVMNKGKIELNILKESLFKQIMIVQGREPLSFYTKQEASKQKFRLFDKLSYPLLILIIFTLLTIIYTTLSFSLNSQNNDFMNILQEDIKQINFIDTKDLK
- the tssM gene encoding type VI secretion system membrane subunit TssM, with product MKKTIFKNPYFWTILISFIISLLIIFLWPYLFDSLKSLSSRLLVASSIFSITIISILLIIVFKKPETKEVIEQKRKEKELEDEFKKIINDKVNDLKTKFKEAIKIIKKSSLYKNKRNVKYELPWYLILGDSKEGKTTLIESSGLSFPLNIDYKNKSVVEEGSSQKFQWYFAEHSIFIDVPGNYIQLKENKEDSIVWKKFLELFVEKRWRRPINGIILTISVEKILNYSEKELEQYAKDLRDRFDELSKAFMSSIPIYLIVTKCDQISGFNEYFNDLKEDEKDEILGITLNEDENIESGLIKPKLEELLKRLSSSILTKLHYEWEEKNRSKTYLFTDNFSQLFDKTTLFIDICFAQTRYRKSLMLRGLYFTSVSCIENQNALISEEQLEYSNTNKKGFFIYKILKDIVFPESEILKMDDNYKKKLKRNQIIAYTLSFLLIVFSTVFIVNDFITHNNTLKKLEKSYLKYKIQRNKTYNSDSFKDIALVLNNLQEIKQLDKTKVANNFWNLIFYKTDDRREKLETIYTNDLKQLLLKRVELDIQTQIKRDLNDFDLSWDNTKAYVMLKRTDKLDKKFLRLYMSKRWNELYKSYPKLQNSLNFHWQNVLNAGFKPQKLNDDLLKVARNRLMKFGLDALSYKSLKIKIKTLNLKDFTFSQALIGNLNVFKGSNFKIPGMFTKEGHSLMMKDGKALTKEVLENNWVLGRTEELTQAFIDANYKKILSLYYSEYKEQWLRALSSLSIPKKGRITELNNQLSTFSSADSPIYSIILALKDNTDIYTPTEMLKLKASSNGNVTRAVAATVAPGQIGRAVAKNALDNNKDSRLIDNRSIKNLREFFKPYHQLLDKNEQALGLLQSATKKLNSVYKTMVSLDSSVNSSFESFRLVKDRIEGRIDPFVVSYNTLPIHIKKWYLQLLQNNWFFILKEAKVYLNKKYKEELFLFYEEKIKNKYPVSNTKSDYIRLEDFNDFFKKDGIIDNFYKNYISLFIKINKLNNRYSINNLDGASLNINKVFIDSLIKSFKIKKSFFRNSGSLGFILSIKPYVLGGNLSTMQLTYNDDILYYEHGPIKNKNLIWPPSSLNSVVKFELFDLNSQSVVSKYLDNDWAIFQIFEKFKIKKDSNDSVIIKYEDKKYTGSFYLKGETSQAFTNYNYLKTFKLAKSL